A single region of the Deefgea piscis genome encodes:
- a CDS encoding DUF4376 domain-containing protein: MDYFFYDLKTGAVTQVGQTTESVFEVMAYDGLQKVAGIARLDQRYVDGQLVDIVPVVTREQVAAQIADARWRHETGGTVWQGKSVNTARDAVASLKMAVDDGRSSGSWPPEWKLDDGVFYPLSAGDYESLWVAVRVNIQAAFAWEAAELQRLTGVADADLIHFTMGGFKHAI, encoded by the coding sequence ATGGATTACTTTTTTTATGATCTAAAGACTGGCGCTGTAACTCAAGTTGGGCAAACCACCGAAAGTGTTTTTGAGGTGATGGCTTACGATGGGTTGCAGAAAGTCGCCGGTATAGCGCGGCTGGATCAGCGCTATGTGGACGGGCAACTGGTCGATATCGTGCCGGTGGTGACGCGAGAGCAAGTGGCCGCGCAAATCGCCGATGCCCGCTGGCGACATGAAACCGGCGGTACCGTGTGGCAAGGTAAGTCCGTCAATACCGCACGCGATGCAGTGGCATCGTTAAAAATGGCCGTCGATGATGGTAGAAGCTCTGGCAGTTGGCCCCCAGAGTGGAAGCTTGACGATGGCGTTTTTTACCCGCTTAGCGCCGGTGATTATGAATCGCTATGGGTAGCGGTGCGCGTGAATATTCAAGCGGCGTTTGCGTGGGAAGCCGCCGAGTTGCAACGGCTGACTGGTGTAGCCGATGCCGATTTAATTCACTTTACGATGGGGGGGTTTAAACATGCTATTTAA
- a CDS encoding helix-turn-helix domain-containing protein — protein MMVRMIGDRILKSRKTRKLTQVQLAEMIGIKQSSVSAWERGDADPSTDNLSSLAALLRISYEWLATGRGEMESSYQTVKVEEPTLETELIAAFRELSWAHQQALVEYIKKLVP, from the coding sequence ATGATGGTTAGAATGATCGGAGACCGAATTCTTAAGTCGCGTAAAACGCGCAAACTAACGCAGGTGCAACTCGCTGAGATGATTGGCATAAAGCAATCGTCGGTATCAGCGTGGGAGCGCGGCGACGCAGACCCGTCCACTGATAACTTGTCATCATTGGCGGCTTTATTACGGATATCGTATGAATGGTTGGCGACAGGCCGAGGAGAAATGGAAAGCAGCTATCAAACGGTGAAAGTAGAAGAGCCTACTTTAGAAACCGAGCTGATTGCTGCATTTAGAGAATTGAGCTGGGCTCACCAACAAGCATTAGTTGAATATATTAAAAAACTAGTACCCTAA